One part of the Solanum dulcamara chromosome 8, daSolDulc1.2, whole genome shotgun sequence genome encodes these proteins:
- the LOC129901120 gene encoding uncharacterized protein LOC129901120, which yields MSTEEENAIEAASTARRERLRALREAQELLQTPDDDINKTNEEEDENDVQMKFRNYLPHDKQLQEGKVTPPVLPKFEDPIATLPLPKEKKEDPFLNIVPKKPNWDLRRDVQKKLEKLEKRTMKALTQLMEEEEKKRKMAEEEDAENGGD from the exons ATGTCGACGGAGGAGGAAAACGCCATAGAGGCGGCGTCAACGGCGCGAAGGGAGAGGCTGAGAGCTCTCAGAGAAGCtcaagaacttcttcaaacCCCTGACGATGATATTAACAAGACTAACGAAGAGGAAGACGAAAA TGATGTCCAAATGAAGTTCCGCAATTACCTGCCCCATGACAAGCAGCTTCAAGAAGGCAAAGTCACTCCGCCAGTACTTCCAAAGTTCGAAGACCCTATTGCGACCCTACCTCTTCCCAAAGAGAAGAAAGAG GATCCATTTCTAAATATTGTCCCCAAGAAGCCAAATTGGGACCTGCGACGGGATGTGCAAAAGAAACTTGAAAAGCTTGAGAAACGCACCATGAAGGCACTCACTCAACTTATGG aggaagaagaaaagaagaggaaaatggCTGAAGAGGAGGATGCTGAAAATGGTGGAGATTAG
- the LOC129899123 gene encoding F-box protein At3g08750-like — protein MVSRRHLPEDVLMDVLLRLPVESLLRFKCLCKHWYALITSPSFVEVHFSHKRNHARLLICNLTISDKSMNIASSLLPAKIVQGVSPVQKIVHQLQRVTDFMSIIGPVDGLFLVENAAIFDEDDVSLALWNPSTREFWPLPPVSFEPQPFKDHDNQFALGFDLLTRDYKVLWIRTFWDGWGLGVSPNCVVSIYSLGNNSWKNLRPDFPYCCNLHEQIGATYLNGVYYWLSGRLDNIFRICSFDMGSEQFGEIQGPDIPKAQWGKLMLRGESLAMLVADNPGIPMISIYDVWVMNQEVSWTKVLRVQPQIVAHWPRNIWEDDKMIFEITETSQLVLYDPTTRQVIDLGFQLDLIMGRSWVFNYKESLVQINRINDSQGKDNVVLQIEQSY, from the coding sequence ATGGTTAGTAGACGTCATTTACCAGAAGATGTATTAATGGATGTTCTATTGAGGTTGCCAGTGGAATCACTTCTGCGTTTCAAATGTCTGTGCAAACATTGGTATGCTCTCATCACAAGTCCGAGTTTTGTAGAAGTGCATTTTAGTCACAAGCGCAATCATGCCCGTCTCCTCATTTGTAACTTAACAATATCGGATAAATCAATGAACATTGCTTCTTCCTTGCTCCCCGCCAAAATAGTTCAAGGTGTTTCCCCTGTACAAAAAATTGTCCATCAGCTTCAGAGGGTCACTGATTTCATGTCCATTATTGGCCCAGTTGATGGCCTATTCTTGGTGGAAAACGCAGCGatttttgatgaagatgatgttAGCTTGGCTCTGTGGAATCCTTCCACCAGAGAGTTCTGGCCTCTGCCCCCTGTGTCCTTTGAGCCTCAGCCATTCAAAGATCATGATAATCAGTTTGCATTGGGGTTTGACCTGTTGACTCGAGATTATAAGGTTCTATGGATTCGAACATTTTGGGATGGCTGGGGACTGGGCGTGTCCCCTAATTGCGTTGTCAGTATCTATTCCTTAGGCAACAACTCGTGGAAGAACCTGAGACCTGATTTCCCTTACTGTTGTAACTTACACGAGCAAATCGGTGCTACATATCTCAACGGGGTATATTATTGGCTCTCTGGGCGTCTAGACAATATCTTCCGCATATGCTCGTTTGACATGGGCAGTGAACAGTTTGGGGAGATACAAGGCCCAGATATTCCAAAGGCACAGTGGGGAAAGCTCATGTTGCGTGGTGAGTCACTTGCTATGTTAGTTGCTGACAACCCTGGAATACCAATGATATCCATATATGATGTGTGGGTAATGAACCAAGAGGTTAGTTGGACCAAAGTTCTTCGTGTTCAACCTCAAATAGTTGCTCATTGGCCTCGTAACATCTGGGAGGATGATAAGATGATTTTCGAAATCACAGAAACTTCACAGCTGGTGCTATATGACCCCACAACAAGACAAGTTATAGATCTTGGATTTCAGCTGGACCTAATCATGGGTCGCTCTTGGGTTTTCAATTACAAGGAGAGCCTAGTtcaaataaatagaataaatgACAGCCAGGGCAAGGATAATGTTGTCTTGCAAATTGAACAATCTTATTAG
- the LOC129900893 gene encoding miraculin-like, whose translation MKNLLLILLLATFTNSWLCEASSLPEPVLDLNGKILRTHTMYYIVPINRVNGGLAVETIGNETCQLGVVKEKYDKNGDFLEFIPLGKKKGVIRVLTDLNVAIFSNYECRQSTVWQLEKYDPSTRKYFVNVGGVDGNPGPQTIRNWFKIDKYGHGYKFVYCPSVCTYCKVICKDVGVYMLNGQNRLALNDVPFVFNFKREFNP comes from the coding sequence atgaagaatCTATTGCTAATATTATTACTTGCCACCTTCACCAATTCTTGGCTTTGTGAAGCATCTTCCCTACCTGAACCAGTGCTAGACCTAAATGGCAAAATCCTCCGAACACACACTATGTATTACATAGTGCCGATAAATCGCGTAAATGGCGGCCTCGCTGTAGAAACCATTGGCAATGAGACATGTCAACTTGGCGTAGTAAAAGAAAAATACGACAAAAATGGtgattttttagaatttatCCCGTTGGGCAAAAAGAAAGGTGTAATACGTGTATTGACTGATTTAAATGTTGCGATTTTCAGCAATTACGAATGTCGTCAATCGACGGTGTGGCAACTTGAGAAGTATGATCCATCGACAAGGAAGTATTTTGTTAACGTTGGTGGAGTTGATGGAAATCCTGGTCCTCAAacaataaggaattggttcaaAATTGACAAGTATGGGCATGGTTACAAATTTGTTTATTGCCCTTCAGTCTGCACTTACTGCAAAGTCATTTGCAAAGATGTTGGAGTTTATATGCTCAACGGACAGAATCGTTTAGCACTCAACGATGTTCCTTTCGTCTTCAACTTCAAAAGGGAATTCAATCCTTGA
- the LOC129899122 gene encoding alcohol dehydrogenase-like 6 produces the protein MSLTDSVQNKQPGVITCKAAVVWGTGEPMVIEEVELSPPQPMEIRVKVVCSSLCRSDVNAWLSQAQASIYPRIFGHEASGIVESVGKGVTEFVEGDHVLTLFTGECMSCRHCTSSKSNICQVLGLKRDGVMHGDQMTRFSIKGKPVYHYCAVSSFSEYTVVHSGCAVKVSPIAPLDKICLLSCGAAAGLGAAWKVANISEGSKVVIFGLGTVGLSVAQGAKMRGASQIIGVDMMQEKCEKAKAFGITDFLNPNDTDEPIPQIIYRLTGGGADYAFECIGDTGMVTTALQSCCDGWGLTVTLGVPKLKPEVTAHFGLLLNGRTLTGSLFGGWKPKSEIPSLVEMYLKKEIELDDLITHNLPFEDINTAFDLMKNGTCLRCVIHMPKIEGFPMAGN, from the exons ATGTCCCTTACTGATTCAGTGCAAAACAAACAGCCTGGTGTCATCACCTGCAAAG CTGCTGTGGTATGGGGAACAGGAGAACCAATGGTGATAGAGGAAGTGGAATTAAGTCCACCTCAGCCAATGGAGATTCGTGTTAAGGTTGTCTGTTCTTCTCTCTGTCGCAGCGATGTCAATGCTTGGTTGTCACAG GCTCAGGCTTCTATATATCCTCGGATATTTGGTCACGAAGCATCAGG GATTGTTGAGAGTGTTGGGAAAGGAGTGACTGAATTTGTAGAAGGAGACCATGTGCTTACCTTATTTACTGGGGAATGCATGAGTTGCAGACACTGTACCTCAAGCAAAAGCAACATTTGCCAAGTTCTTGGATTGAAACGAGATGGTGTTATGCATGGTGATCAAATGACGCGGTTCTCTATAAAAGGGAAGCCAGTTTATCATTATTGTGCTGTTTCAAGTTTTAGTGAATACACAGTTGTACACTCTGGTTGTGCGGTCAAGGTTAGTCCGATTGCGCCTTTGGATAAAATCTGCCTCCTTAGTTGTGGAGCGGCAGCAG GTCTGGGTGCGGCTTGGAAGGTTGCAAATATCTCTGAAGGATCAAAAGTGGTCATTTTTGGTCTTGGGACTGTAGGCCTTTCT GTTGCACAAGGTGCTAAAATGCGGGGAGCATCCCAGATTATTGGTGTGGATATGATGCAAGAGAAATGCGAAAAAG CAAAGGCTTTTGGAATAACGGACTTTTTGAACCCAAACGATACTGATGAACCCATTCCACAG ATTATATATCGCCTAACTGGTGGAGGTGCAGACTATGCATTTGAATGTATTGGAGATACAGGAATGGTTACCACTGCTTTGCAGTCTTGTTGTGAT GGATGGGGCTTGACTGTCACACTTGGAGTACCCAAGCTGAAGCCGGAGGTAACAGCTCATTTTGGACTTCTTCTTAACGGTAGAACATTGACAGGATCCCTATTTGGAGGATGGAAGCCAAAGTCTGAAATTCCGTCATTAGTTGAAATGTACCTAAAGAAG GAAATCGAGTTAGATGACTTGATCACTCATAATCTGCCCTTTGAGGACATAAACACAGCTTTCGATCTGATGAAAAATGGGACTTGTCTGCGCTGCGTCATACACATGCCTAAAATAGAAGGGTTTCCAATGGCTGGCAACTAG
- the LOC129898995 gene encoding uncharacterized protein LOC129898995: MVKGKLILICQSGGEFVNDADGNLSYKGGEANAININQDTPYDDLKIKLAEMCNLELTTVSIKYFLPRNRKTLINLRSEKDFKRMVEFHANSVTAEIFVSGKEGFDHNALNTYTERTIGLKLAENVNHHRTPAGAADSGGLSTTPSKATPLRTVRTAAVSPLTIQSDCLVDVHISCQEPAINTAAESPSQATTSSNPSSGHVAEDDSDYAPRSRAAVSSTAQNPISFDYDATPADTVKKRRRTASWKIGANGPTIVVTDNDSKEKSQKKKSRSSTGVMVGNDMVEDEDGVQLPDNFDSSSPITLRDEDLPEKLVATWKEGITGVGQDFKSVKEFRAALQKYAVAHRFVYKLKKNDAARVSGRCVVEGCSWKIHASRVPDAQTFRIRKYNDLHTCEGKSWKSSHRTRNWLVSIIKERLRDSPNDKPREIAKSILRDFGIKLRYSQVWRGMEDAKAQLQGSYTKSYNRLPWFCEKVVTTNPGTVVKLVLDNEKRLQRFFFSLHASIHGFKHGCRPLIFLESTSLRSKHKETLMTATAVDADDCFFPVAFAVIDIENDDSWRWFLEQLKSALSTSHSITFISDREKNLKNTVLEVFENSFHGYSIFHLLESFKRNMKGPFHGDGRAVLPEILLAAAHAVRLSGFKSSTEQIKQICSHAYDWLNQIEPECWTSLSFKGQHYNYITENIAEPYSKLIDDSRGSTIMQKIEALICMLGDLIDHRKLESSNWSTKLTPSKERKIQKEAAKAHGLKVLISSDVLFEVHDEMTHVVNTENRECTCLEWKQSGLPCCHAVAVFNSIGKCVYDYCSSYFMVESYHFTYSASVNPIPGIGTPVEEDGEPDTADVLPPCPPDSPIEEKPEETKTVDPDKRTVTCSKCKEPGHNKASCKATL, from the exons ATGGTGAAGGGAAAGCTTATTTTAATTTGTCAGTCTGGTGGTGAATTTGTGAATGATGCCGATGGAAACTTGTCATATAAGGGAGGAGAGGCAAATGCCATCAATATAAATCAAGATACTCCATATGATGATCTCAAGATAAAATTGGCAGAGATGTGTAATCTGGAGCTTACGACAGTGTCAATTAAGTATTTTCTTCCAAGAAATAGGAAAACTCTTATTAATTTAAGGAGTGAAAAGGACTTCAAAAGAATGGTTGAGTTTCATGCTAATTCTGTTACAGCTGAGATTTTTGTCAGCGGGAAGGAAGGTTTTGATCACAATGCATTGAACACGTACACTGAGAG GACAATTGGCTTAAAACTGGCTGAGAACGTAAATCATCATCGCACACCTGCAGGTGCTGCTGATTCTGGTGGTCTGAGTACAACACCTTCTAAGGCTACCCCACTAAGGACTGTTCGAACAGCTGCTGTCTCTCCTCTAACTATTCAAAGCGATTGTCTGGTCGATGTACATATCAGCTGCCAGGAACCTGCTATTAATACAGCAGCTGAAAGCCCCAGTCAAGCCACTACTTCGTCAAACCCTTCTTCTGGCCATGTTGCTGAGGATGATTCTGACTATGCTCCACGTTCACGTGCTGCTGTTAGTAGTACTGCCCAGAACCCAATTAGCTTTGACTATGATGCTACCCCTGCTGATACCGTGAAGAAGCGCAGGCGCACTGCTTCCTGGAAAATTGGTGCCAATGGTCCAACCATTGTTGTGACCGATAATGATTCTAAGGAGAAATCGCAAAAGAAGAAGAGTCGAAGTTCAACTGGTGTAATGGTGGGAAATGACATGGTGGAGGATGAAGATGGTGTTCAATTACCTGATAATTTTGACAGTTCCTCTCCAATTACTTTGCGTGATGAAGATCTGCCAGAGAAGCTAGTTGCCACTTGGAAAGAAGGTATTACTGGTGTTGGTCAGGATTTTAAGAGTGTGAAAGAGTTCCGGGCTGCACTGCAAAAGTATGCTGTTGCTCATCGCTTTGTCTACAAGTTGAAGAAAAATGATGCTGCCCGTGTAAGTGGCAGGTGTGTGGTAGAGGGTTGTTCTTGGAAAATTCATGCATCTAGGGTCCCTGATGCTCAAACATTTAGGATCAGAAAGTATAATGATTTGCATACATGTGAAGGCAAATCCTGGAAGTCTTCTCATCGTACAAGGAATTGGTTGGTAAGTATCATCAAGGAAAGGTTACGAGATTCTCCAAATGACAAACCCAGGGAAATCGCTAAAAGCATTTTGCGTGACTTTGGGATTAAATTGAGATATTCTCAAGTATGGCGAGGGATGGAAGATGCGAAGGCGCAACTTCAAGGTTCGTACACAAAGTCATATAACAGGTTGCCTTGGTTCTGCGAAAAGGTAGTAACTACTAATCCTGGAACTGTTGTTAAGCTTGTGCTAGATAATGAAAAAAGACTTCAGCGTTTCTTTTTCTCACTTCATGCCTCAATACATGGTTTCAAGCACGGTTGCCGACCCCTTATTTTCCTTGAATCTACATCTCTAAGATCAAAGCACAAGGAGACTCTTATGACAGCAACTGCAGTTGATGCAGATGATTGTTTCTTTCCGGTTGCTTTTGCAGTAATAGATATTGAAAATGATGATAGTTGGCGTTGGTTTTTGGAGCAACTAAAATCTGCATTATCAACTTCTcattctataacttttatttcaGATCGAGAGAAGAATTTAAAGAATACTGTGCTTGAGGTGTTCGAGAATTCTTTTCATGGCTATTCCATTTTTCATCTTTTGGAAAGCTTCAAGAGAAATATGAAGGGTCCATTCCATGGTGATGGGAGGGCTGTTTTACCTGAAATTTTACTTGCTGCAGCTCATGCTGTCCGACTTAGTGGTTTTAAAAGTTCGACTGAGCAAATTAAACAGATTTGTTCACACGCATATGATTGGTTGAACCAGATTGAGCCGGAGTGCTGGACGAGTTTGTCATTTAAGGGTCAGCACTATAATTATATCACAGAGAATATTGCAGAACCGTACTCCAAGCTGATTGATGATTCTCGAGGATCAACAATAATGCAAAAGATAGAAGCCTTAATATGTATGCTTGGTGATCTAATAGATCATCGTAAATTGGAGTCAAGTAATTGGTCCACCAAACTTACTCCATCAAAAGAGAGAAAGATACAGAAAGAAGCTGCTAAGGCCCATGGTCTAAAAGTTCTAATCTCTTCTGATGTCTTATTTGAAGTTCATGATGAGATGACTCACGTTGTGAATACTGAAAACCGTGAGTGCACGTGCTTGGAGTGGAAACAAAGTGGGCTGCCTTGCTGCCACGCAGTGGCTGTGTTCAACTCTATTGGTAAATGTGTGTATGATTACTGCTCGAGTTACTTCATGGTTGAAAGttaccattttacatattcTGCATCTGTAAACCCGATACCTGGGATTGGAACACCAGTTGAAGAAGATGGCGAGCCAGATACTGCGGATGTGCTACCCCCTTGCCCTCCAGATTCGCCGATAGAGGAAAAACCAGAGGAGACCAAAACTGTAGACCCAGATAAGAGGACAGTAACTTGCAGCAAGTGCAAGGAACCAGGACATAATAAAGCTTCATGCAAGGCCACCTTATAG
- the LOC129900153 gene encoding protein AGENET DOMAIN (AGD)-CONTAINING P1-like produces the protein MAPINVTEMNSEERQQSRIAMLSKAIKSIAFKKQQITKEFQKGDEVEVAMQEYGFIGSYYTATIICSTGAYYYRIKYKNLLTDDESEPLEDVVAAAEVRPVPPHQHETISENGFRLYDMVDVFANDGWWFGFISGKIGEEYYVYFPTTADNIAYPSDVLRFHQEWSNGKWIFLPRWGRIFDFLIVSHFFVQLNQIFIITLNMAPIEVAENNSEQRHQSRMEMLSEAINSIAFKRQQITKVFQKGDEVEVASQIYGFVGSYYNATIVSSVGAYHYRVKYKTLLTDDKSAPLEEMLTAAEIRPLPPHQHETLSENGFRLYDMVDVFANDGWWFGFISGKIGEEYYVYFPTTADNIAYPCDVLRFHQEWSNGKWIFLPRQGKIFDLH, from the exons ATGGCCCCAATCAACGTGACAGAAATGAATTCAGAGGAACGCCAGCAATCAAGAATAGCAATGCTCTCAAAGGCGATAAAATCAATAGCATTCAAGAAACAGCAGATAACAAAAGAATTccaaaagggtgatgaagttgAAGTGGCAATGCAAGAATATGGATTCATAGGTTCTTACTACACAGCGACTATTATTTGTTCCACTGGCGCTTATTATTACAGAATCAAGTACAAAAATCTGTTGACTGATGATGAGTCTGAGCCACTAGAGGATGTTGTCGCTGCAGCCGAAGTCCGCCCTGTTCCACCTCATCAACATGAAACAATTTCAGAAAACGGATTCCGTCTATACGATATGGTTGATGTATTTGCCAACGATGGATGGTGGTTTGGGTTTATCAGTGGGAAAATTGGAGAAGAGTACTATGTCTACTTCCCTACAACTGCAGATAACATTGCCTATCCTTCTGATGTGTTGAGATTTCATCAAGAATGGTCTAATGGAAAGTGGATATTTCTTCCAAGATGGGGAAGGATTTTCGATTT CCTTATTGTTTCTCACTTTTTCGTTCAATTGAATCAAATCTTCATTATTACTCTCAATATGGCCCCAATCGAAGTGGCAGAAAATAATTCAGAGCAACGCCATCAATCAAGAATGGAGATGCTCTCAGAGGCAATAAATTCAATAGCATTCAAGAGACAACAGATAACAAAAGTATTCCAAAAGGGCGATGAAGTTGAAGTTGCCAGTCAAATATATGGTTTCGTAGGTTCGTACTACAATGCAACTATTGTTTCTTCTGTTGGCGCTTATCATTACAGAGTCAAGTACAAGACTCTCTTGACTGATGATAAATCCGCGCCACTGGAAGAGATGCTCACTGCAGCCGAGATCCGCCCTCTGCCACCTCATCAACATGAGACACTGTCAGAAAACGGATTCCGTCTGTACGATATGGTTGATGTATTTGCCAACGATGGATGGTGGTTTGGATTTATCAGTGGGAAAATTGGAGAAGAGTACTATGTCTACTTCCCAACAACTGCGGATAACATTGCCTATCCTTGTGATGTGTTGAGATTTCATCAAGAATGGTCTAATGGCAAGTGGATATTTCTTCCAAGACAAGGAAAGATTTTCGACTTGCACTAA
- the LOC129900880 gene encoding miraculin-like has translation MKKIFVLLFLSIFAIFTNSWLCEASSSPDPVLDINGKILRTEKTYFIVPVNGEKYGGVAVENMGNNETCQLNVIPKRYVEPHGHGLELIPVDKKKGVIRVSTDLNIAIYSTYDCLHSTMWHLEKYDGRRYFINVGPKSRRNWFKIEKYGRGYKFVYCKVICKDVGVVMVNGQRRLGLNDVPLVFNFKKEILEGR, from the coding sequence atgaagaagatattCGTATTACTATTTCTCTCTATCTTTGCCATCTTCACAAATTCTTGGCTTTGTGAAGCATCTTCATCACCTGATCCAGTTCTTGACATAAACGGTAAAATTCTCCGAACAgagaaaacatattttatagTTCCAGTAAACGGCGAAAAATACGGTGGTGTTGCTGTGGAAAACATGGGCAATAATGAGACATGTCAACTTAATGTCATCCCAAAACGTTACGTTGAACCACATGGCCACGGCCTGGAATTAATCCCAGTCGATAAAAAGAAAGGCGTAATTCGCGTGTCCACTGATTTAAACATTGCAATTTACAGTACCTACGATTGTCTTCATTCGACAATGTGGCACCTAGAGAAGTATGATGGAAGGAGGTATTTTATTAATGTTGGTCCCAAGTCTAGAAGGAATTGGTTCAAAATTGAGAAGTATGGGCGCGGTTATAAATTTGTTTACTGTAAAGTTATTTGTAAGGATGTTGGAGTTGTTATGGTCAATGGTCAGAGGCGCTTAGGGCTTAACGATGTCCCTCTTGTGTTCAACTTTAAGAAGGAAATTCTCGAAGGTCGTTGA